The following proteins are encoded in a genomic region of Desulfosporosinus youngiae DSM 17734:
- a CDS encoding CGGC domain-containing protein codes for MANILIVSCAKIRDVSCVACLKCFKAADLKEGEFKKYDSVKIVGISGCGDCPGLVMPKINLVMEMADYLMQDIDAIHIGSCIVRARNTAACPIDLDGIKAKLEGKFGKPVVIGTHNY; via the coding sequence ATGGCTAATATTTTAATTGTTTCTTGTGCAAAAATACGCGATGTAAGTTGCGTAGCTTGCCTGAAGTGTTTTAAAGCAGCTGACCTTAAAGAAGGCGAGTTCAAAAAGTATGACTCCGTTAAGATCGTGGGTATTAGTGGCTGCGGTGATTGCCCAGGCTTAGTTATGCCTAAAATCAATTTGGTTATGGAAATGGCCGATTATTTGATGCAGGATATCGATGCTATTCATATTGGCTCCTGTATAGTCCGGGCCAGAAACACTGCTGCCTGTCCCATTGACCTTGACGGTATCAAGGCGAAGCTGGAAGGAAAATTCGGGAAGCCAGTGGTTATAGGAACCCATAATTACTAA
- a CDS encoding cell wall-binding repeat-containing protein: MKKNSLRLLTLVLCFFFAVLIVPKVTLAASIPSAPTDLTASAESSSEIYLDWDSVSDAASYYVYRATSSSGTYFKIATTTTSRYTDSNLKSETTYYYKVVSVNSSGTTSAYSSRTYETTLDSDEDDSLSAPTGLTATAESSSEIYLDWDSVSNATSYYVYRSTTSSGTYSKIGTATSSRYTDSDLESDTTYYYKVKTVRNSKTSEYSSKDYAKTLDSDEDDSLSAPTDLRASAESSSEIYLDWDSVSNATSYYVYRSTTSSGTYSKIGTATSSKYTDSDLKSDTTYYYKVKAVRNSKTSEYSSRDYATTDRSDESDLSAPTDLTARAESSSRIYLDWDSVSEATSYYVYRSTASSGTYSKISTTTTSNYTDTGLSPNTTYYYKVTAVNNWSSSGYSSSAYAITAKTDGTIPTEPSSDIQSDRLAGEDMYGTSAEVAKSGWITSYYAVIVSGENFADALCSAPLAQKYNAPLLLTTKNILHEQTKTQLVRLKVKKVIIIGGTGIISSGVEQSIKDLGIGVTRIAGTDKYDTSIKIAQAIGEFDQAVIASGETFPDALSIAPIAAMKGMPILLTPKDKLPENIKGYLEKNAQSTYVVGGTGIISDNVLKQLPSPRRLSGNTRYDTNISIIKEFADELDFSTCYESTGENYADALAGAALASITNSPVFLVSDPVDPVTINFFKSKIRSIKKEVIFGGIVVVPNSILINIDEEDYDDYDTPAAPTGLEVTAVSSSQINLTWDSVSNATSYYVYGATSSSGTYSHIATVSTTSYTNTGLWADTTYYYKVRAANSAGSSPESAMDYAKTDLPD, translated from the coding sequence ATGAAAAAAAACAGTCTGAGATTATTAACTTTAGTACTATGTTTCTTTTTTGCTGTCCTAATAGTTCCGAAAGTTACGCTTGCGGCGAGTATTCCTTCAGCACCGACTGATCTTACGGCCAGCGCCGAAAGCTCCAGCGAAATTTACTTGGATTGGGATTCTGTAAGTGATGCAGCATCCTATTATGTCTATAGGGCAACATCATCGTCAGGTACTTATTTCAAGATCGCCACAACCACAACCTCTCGTTATACAGACTCCAATTTGAAATCGGAAACCACCTATTATTACAAGGTAGTCTCAGTAAACAGTTCTGGAACAACAAGTGCCTACTCTTCTAGAACCTATGAAACTACTCTGGATTCAGATGAAGATGACTCATTGTCAGCACCAACCGGCCTCACCGCCACCGCGGAAAGCTCCAGTGAAATCTATCTGGATTGGGATTCGGTCAGCAATGCAACATCTTATTATGTATACAGATCAACAACTTCGTCGGGCACCTACTCTAAGATTGGGACAGCCACATCCTCGCGCTATACAGACAGTGATTTAGAATCAGACACCACTTATTACTATAAGGTCAAGACAGTTAGGAACTCAAAAACGAGTGAATATTCCTCTAAGGACTATGCCAAGACCCTGGATTCTGATGAAGATGACTCATTGTCAGCACCAACAGACCTTAGGGCCAGCGCTGAAAGCTCCAGCGAAATCTATCTGGATTGGGATTCGGTCAGTAATGCAACATCCTATTATGTGTACAGATCAACAACTTCGTCGGGCACCTACTCTAAGATTGGGACAGCCACATCTTCAAAATATACAGACAGTGATTTAAAATCAGACACCACTTATTACTATAAGGTCAAGGCAGTCAGGAATTCAAAAACAAGTGAATATTCTTCTAGAGATTATGCAACGACAGATAGATCTGACGAGTCAGATCTATCCGCTCCAACAGATCTGACCGCAAGGGCCGAGAGTTCCAGCAGGATCTATCTGGATTGGGATTCCGTGAGTGAAGCAACATCCTATTACGTATATCGCTCGACGGCTTCTTCAGGAACATACTCCAAGATCTCGACAACAACTACTTCGAACTATACCGATACCGGCTTATCGCCGAATACTACTTATTACTACAAAGTCACTGCTGTAAACAACTGGAGCAGCAGCGGCTATTCCTCAAGTGCTTATGCAATCACTGCTAAGACAGATGGCACCATTCCTACAGAACCTTCCTCGGATATCCAGTCTGATCGCTTAGCCGGCGAGGATATGTATGGAACCTCTGCAGAAGTTGCTAAGTCTGGATGGATCACTTCTTACTATGCTGTTATCGTAAGTGGGGAGAACTTCGCGGATGCCTTATGCAGCGCTCCTCTTGCCCAAAAATATAACGCTCCTTTATTACTAACAACTAAGAATATCTTGCACGAACAAACAAAGACTCAGCTCGTCCGTTTAAAGGTGAAAAAAGTAATTATCATCGGTGGAACCGGTATTATATCCTCCGGAGTTGAGCAAAGTATAAAAGACCTGGGGATAGGGGTAACCAGGATCGCTGGGACTGATAAATATGACACATCGATCAAAATTGCCCAGGCAATCGGGGAATTTGACCAAGCGGTGATTGCCAGTGGAGAGACCTTTCCCGATGCTTTATCCATTGCGCCCATAGCTGCCATGAAAGGAATGCCTATTTTACTCACCCCCAAAGATAAATTACCTGAAAACATCAAAGGGTATTTAGAAAAAAATGCCCAAAGCACCTATGTAGTGGGAGGGACAGGGATCATCAGCGATAATGTCCTTAAACAACTTCCCTCTCCCAGAAGATTAAGCGGAAATACCAGGTATGATACAAATATTAGTATTATTAAAGAATTTGCTGATGAACTTGATTTCAGCACATGTTATGAATCAACCGGGGAAAACTATGCCGATGCCCTAGCCGGGGCCGCCTTAGCTTCTATAACAAATTCCCCCGTGTTTTTAGTCAGTGATCCTGTAGATCCGGTTACCATAAACTTCTTTAAGAGCAAAATTAGGAGTATTAAGAAAGAAGTTATTTTTGGAGGAATAGTTGTAGTACCCAACAGTATTCTTATCAACATTGATGAAGAAGATTATGATGATTACGATACACCAGCGGCTCCGACAGGGTTAGAGGTAACGGCGGTGAGTTCCAGTCAAATTAATCTAACCTGGGATTCAGTCAGTAATGCCACATCCTATTATGTTTACGGTGCCACTTCCTCTTCCGGAACCTACTCTCATATTGCAACAGTTTCCACCACCAGTTACACGAATACAGGCCTCTGGGCAGATACAACCTATTATTACAAAGTAAGAGCGGCAAACAGTGCCGGCTCGAGCCCTGAATCAGCAATGGATTATGCTAAGACGGATTTGCCTGACTAA
- the hgcB gene encoding mercury methylation ferredoxin HgcB yields MKNRYLKNVATLKINSDLCTGCGRCLEVCPHNVFLLKDKKSVIVDKDQCMECGACVKNCPFDALEVKPGVGCAFAVIMGWLTGTEPSCDCSSGSGGSCC; encoded by the coding sequence ATGAAGAATCGATATTTAAAAAACGTGGCAACGTTAAAAATAAACTCAGATCTATGTACGGGCTGCGGCAGATGTCTTGAAGTTTGTCCCCATAATGTATTTTTATTAAAAGACAAAAAATCAGTGATTGTTGACAAAGATCAGTGTATGGAATGCGGTGCCTGCGTCAAAAACTGTCCCTTTGATGCCTTGGAGGTTAAGCCGGGTGTGGGTTGTGCCTTCGCTGTCATTATGGGCTGGCTGACCGGAACGGAACCGAGCTGCGATTGTTCAAGCGGCAGCGGAGGCAGTTGTTGCTAA
- a CDS encoding response regulator transcription factor, translated as MQKLTGIKVLLVDDEPNILDFLEIGLINEGFEVETAQDGMTAVSLVKQFKPHIVILDVMMPGMDGFEVCRMLKKTENIAIIMLTAKEEVDDRVKGLKLGADDYMVKPFSFEELLARIYARIRNQFPELVGEVVQGPFKINDRRKEILYNDCVLELSATEYELLKFMVFNQGLVLSKTTILDKVWGYDFAGEENIVEVYVRSLRDKLKDKEHRLIRTLRGSGYRLDLT; from the coding sequence ATGCAAAAACTAACAGGAATTAAAGTATTGCTGGTTGACGACGAACCTAATATTTTAGACTTTTTAGAGATAGGCCTTATCAATGAGGGGTTTGAAGTGGAAACGGCCCAAGACGGGATGACTGCGGTGAGCTTGGTCAAGCAATTTAAGCCTCATATTGTCATTCTTGATGTGATGATGCCTGGCATGGATGGATTTGAAGTGTGCCGTATGCTCAAAAAAACTGAGAATATAGCGATTATCATGCTCACAGCAAAGGAGGAAGTGGATGATCGTGTTAAAGGACTTAAGCTGGGTGCGGACGATTATATGGTAAAACCCTTTAGCTTCGAGGAACTACTCGCCCGAATCTACGCCAGAATCCGCAATCAATTTCCTGAGCTAGTGGGAGAGGTTGTGCAAGGACCCTTTAAAATTAACGACCGGCGCAAAGAGATCCTCTACAATGATTGTGTTCTGGAACTTTCTGCTACTGAGTATGAACTCCTTAAATTTATGGTTTTTAATCAAGGTTTGGTGCTGAGTAAAACAACGATTTTAGATAAGGTTTGGGGCTACGATTTTGCCGGGGAGGAAAACATTGTAGAAGTCTATGTCCGCTCCCTGCGGGACAAACTGAAGGACAAAGAACATCGTCTCATCCGAACGCTGCGAGGGTCGGGATACCGGCTTGACCTGACATGA
- the lysA gene encoding diaminopimelate decarboxylase, translated as MAEKTLPFSKQQLETMIDQYGSPFHIYDEQAIRKNARRLIEAFSWAPEFKEYFAVKATPNPYILKILREEGFGADCSSIAELILAEKARILDENIMFSSNNTPAEEYQKAKELGAIINLDDITHIDFLEKSAGMPEIISFRYNPGDLREGGNAIIGKPADAKYGLTKSQIFEAYQIAREKGVERFGIHTMIISNELDPNYFIETATMMFKLIGEIYDKLGIKIELVNFGGGIGIPYRPDQEPVSLEMIGKGIKEAYDQLIVDKGLDPLKISLESGRMILGPYGYLVAKVLHKKEIYKNYVGLDACMANLMRPALYGAYHHITVMGKEDWPCDQIYDVTGGLCENNDKFAIDRALPKMDIGDIVVIHDAGAHGHAMGFNYNGKLRSAELLLKTDGSVEMIRRAETLEDLFATLDFSGLED; from the coding sequence GTGGCAGAAAAAACATTACCTTTTAGCAAGCAGCAGTTAGAGACAATGATCGATCAGTATGGTTCACCATTTCATATTTATGATGAACAGGCCATTCGGAAAAATGCCCGTAGATTAATAGAAGCATTCAGTTGGGCTCCTGAGTTCAAAGAATACTTTGCTGTCAAAGCAACACCGAACCCCTATATCCTTAAAATCTTGCGGGAGGAAGGATTCGGAGCGGATTGCAGTTCGATCGCAGAACTTATTCTGGCGGAAAAGGCTCGGATTCTTGACGAAAATATTATGTTTTCTTCTAATAATACCCCTGCTGAAGAATATCAAAAGGCGAAAGAATTAGGTGCAATCATTAATCTCGATGATATTACTCATATTGATTTTTTGGAGAAAAGTGCAGGAATGCCTGAAATTATCTCTTTCCGTTATAATCCTGGTGATCTGCGCGAGGGCGGAAATGCGATTATCGGGAAACCTGCTGATGCTAAATATGGTTTAACCAAATCTCAAATTTTCGAAGCCTATCAAATTGCCCGGGAAAAAGGAGTCGAACGCTTCGGAATCCACACGATGATTATTTCGAATGAGCTTGATCCTAACTATTTTATTGAGACGGCCACTATGATGTTCAAGCTAATAGGAGAGATCTACGATAAGCTAGGGATCAAAATTGAATTAGTTAATTTCGGCGGAGGGATTGGTATTCCTTATCGTCCGGATCAAGAGCCGGTTAGCCTTGAGATGATAGGTAAGGGGATCAAGGAGGCCTACGATCAACTGATTGTTGATAAAGGCTTGGACCCATTAAAGATCTCTCTGGAAAGCGGACGGATGATCTTGGGTCCCTATGGTTATTTGGTTGCCAAGGTGCTGCATAAAAAAGAAATCTACAAAAATTATGTTGGTTTAGATGCCTGCATGGCCAACTTAATGCGTCCTGCTCTCTATGGTGCCTATCACCACATTACAGTGATGGGAAAAGAGGATTGGCCGTGTGATCAGATTTATGATGTCACAGGAGGTCTGTGTGAGAATAACGATAAATTTGCCATAGATAGAGCGCTGCCTAAGATGGATATTGGAGATATTGTCGTCATCCATGATGCCGGGGCCCATGGCCATGCTATGGGATTTAACTATAATGGTAAATTACGCTCGGCAGAGCTGCTCCTCAAGACGGACGGCAGTGTGGAAATGATCCGACGGGCTGAGACGCTTGAAGATCTCTTCGCTACGTTAGATTTCTCGGGGTTGGAAGATTAA
- a CDS encoding cell wall-binding repeat-containing protein, translating into MIKPLRKTFLSLFSVLFLIGTILPASVVSYAKPAFAADAPVQTRGASLSTVSAGMFHSLTLSSDGTVWAWGDNSEGQLGNNQSELPDSSTPVQASDLTNVVAVAAGGAHSLALKNDGTVWGWGNNEFGQAGFGKIELIAGGPDFYMPEQYLKSYTPLQVQGLTDVIAIAAGMDYSLALKADGTIWSWGSSQNGQLGNPSGKGLFTNIPAKVVVDTNGQALTGITKISAGSAFALALKDDGTVWTWGGLLVDEEGVHNVTSAAIQVHSLTDVINISAGYNHSLALKSDGTVWGWGKNDLFQLGDRDTQQSWNTPLQISGINNVHSIVAGSYLSLVLKTDGTVWSWGGNLWGQLGDAVPFEQEPLSMNPVQVNELTNATALASGLGFVIARQSGGTIWAWGANSEGQLGNNTFGGPVVTGDIFNPDGTIISGVNSPVKSLIQAGSFETTSFTRLAGLDAMETSVKISREGWPDRASTAILATVVNFPDALAAAPLAHQYDAPVLLTESKQLTPSVEQELGRLKPSKIIIVGGTAVVSQEIEDLLKQTYEVTRLSGYDQYETAAEIAADLHTMNPEISGKAVIAYGGNFPDALAISSLAAYQGIPILLTEQAQLPAATKTALQDLNVTETIIVGGTAVVSSQVEAQLNGVKRYAGIDQYQTGIAIAKGLGNNFDTIYLATGDNFPDALAGSALAARTGSPIILVDKYLNSTAVTNFLIDHNLAVTDAAILGGTAVITPAVWEKITRFFML; encoded by the coding sequence ATGATTAAACCACTGAGGAAAACGTTCTTAAGCTTATTCAGCGTACTCTTTCTTATAGGAACGATCCTTCCGGCCTCAGTCGTTTCCTATGCAAAACCGGCATTTGCCGCGGATGCACCTGTGCAAACCAGAGGTGCCAGTTTATCCACCGTATCTGCAGGTATGTTTCATAGTTTAACTCTTAGTAGTGATGGGACCGTATGGGCTTGGGGAGATAATTCAGAGGGACAGCTAGGTAATAACCAAAGTGAGCTTCCGGATAGTTCGACTCCTGTCCAAGCAAGCGATTTGACGAACGTTGTCGCCGTTGCCGCAGGGGGTGCCCATAGTTTGGCCTTGAAAAACGATGGAACCGTCTGGGGCTGGGGAAATAATGAATTCGGACAGGCCGGATTCGGAAAGATAGAACTAATCGCCGGCGGACCTGACTTCTATATGCCCGAACAATATTTAAAATCCTATACGCCCCTTCAAGTTCAAGGGCTTACTGATGTGATCGCTATCGCAGCAGGAATGGACTATAGTTTGGCCTTAAAGGCGGACGGAACCATTTGGTCCTGGGGAAGTAGCCAAAACGGACAGCTTGGAAACCCTTCGGGAAAGGGACTCTTTACGAATATCCCAGCAAAGGTCGTAGTTGATACTAATGGCCAGGCATTAACCGGGATCACTAAGATTTCTGCCGGAAGTGCCTTTGCTTTAGCCCTTAAAGACGATGGCACTGTCTGGACCTGGGGAGGCCTGCTCGTAGATGAGGAAGGAGTTCACAATGTGACATCTGCAGCTATACAGGTACACTCCCTAACAGATGTCATTAATATTAGTGCCGGTTATAATCACAGCCTTGCTTTAAAAAGCGATGGTACGGTTTGGGGCTGGGGAAAGAATGATCTATTTCAACTTGGAGATCGCGATACCCAACAAAGTTGGAATACACCGCTTCAGATCAGCGGGATTAATAATGTGCATTCTATTGTAGCCGGGAGTTATCTTAGTCTCGTCTTAAAAACAGACGGTACCGTATGGTCCTGGGGAGGTAACTTGTGGGGGCAGCTCGGCGATGCGGTTCCCTTTGAACAAGAGCCCTTGTCCATGAATCCGGTACAAGTTAATGAATTAACTAATGCTACAGCCCTTGCTTCAGGGTTAGGGTTTGTTATTGCCCGTCAAAGTGGGGGGACTATCTGGGCTTGGGGAGCCAATAGTGAGGGACAGCTTGGAAACAACACGTTTGGCGGACCGGTTGTCACCGGAGATATTTTTAATCCGGACGGAACAATCATATCCGGTGTTAATTCACCGGTTAAAAGTTTAATCCAGGCAGGTTCCTTCGAAACTACTTCCTTTACCAGATTAGCCGGTCTTGATGCCATGGAAACGTCGGTAAAAATATCCCGGGAAGGCTGGCCTGATAGGGCTTCGACAGCTATTCTGGCAACCGTTGTCAATTTTCCGGACGCACTGGCCGCTGCGCCTTTAGCTCATCAATATGATGCTCCGGTTCTGCTCACTGAGAGCAAACAGCTGACACCCAGTGTCGAACAGGAACTTGGCCGCTTAAAACCTTCCAAAATCATCATTGTCGGCGGAACAGCGGTTGTTTCCCAGGAGATAGAGGATCTTCTTAAGCAAACCTATGAGGTTACACGTTTATCCGGATATGATCAGTATGAAACTGCGGCGGAAATTGCCGCCGACCTCCATACTATGAATCCCGAAATCTCTGGGAAAGCCGTAATTGCCTACGGCGGAAATTTCCCGGACGCCTTAGCTATCTCCTCATTAGCCGCATATCAAGGAATCCCTATCTTGCTTACAGAACAGGCACAGCTTCCTGCAGCCACTAAAACTGCTCTTCAAGACCTCAATGTCACGGAAACCATCATTGTCGGCGGAACTGCAGTCGTCAGTTCACAGGTTGAAGCCCAGTTAAATGGTGTAAAACGCTATGCCGGTATTGACCAGTATCAAACCGGGATCGCTATTGCTAAGGGGTTAGGGAATAACTTTGATACTATTTACCTGGCAACAGGGGATAACTTCCCGGATGCTCTGGCGGGTTCGGCATTGGCTGCCCGGACCGGAAGTCCCATCATTTTGGTGGATAAATATCTGAACAGCACCGCCGTTACAAATTTCTTGATAGACCACAACCTTGCTGTTACGGATGCTGCTATTTTAGGAGGAACCGCGGTAATAACTCCAGCGGTCTGGGAGAAAATCACACGTTTCTTTATGTTATAA
- a CDS encoding sensor histidine kinase has product MKKLIRSYIVPNSLLFQLLSRSLLVMAILLAVIGLFQYLFMREVTYSNRASSIRNQILSAPPDLWEEAVRSVESNIPGRFPVFFMPDTRISFIDAQGNFLDLPNDLADHQLGNTPQLTKEDYQKALSSKQKLTYKVVNQPDVGEQLVVLQPIGNKFHNTGLIQVSLSTKPLKDGLIRQLLIFMTLAFLALIAGMFALISVLRKTLEPLSNMTKTVEKINAGNLQERFPPEQGQVEIDRLAFSFNGMLERLETSFEAEKEAKEQMRRFVADASHELRTPLTSIHGFLEVLLRGAMNQPDKLDKSLRSMLTESERMKKLVQDLLLLAKLDRSPTINPEEGDVEVLIKEMEPQLRLLAGNRTVNLRLTAPARCWFDEDKLKQIILNLFHNAVQHTDANKGQINITLEPMNGGLELVVRDNGPGIGKEHLPHLFNRFYRSDPSRTRKYGGAGLGLAITKTIVELHGGLIRVESSPGEGSAFYVWIPVRPATANAIK; this is encoded by the coding sequence ATGAAAAAACTCATCCGGAGCTACATCGTACCAAACTCGCTGCTTTTCCAGCTCTTATCCCGGTCTTTGCTGGTAATGGCAATCCTTTTGGCAGTGATTGGTCTTTTTCAGTACCTTTTTATGCGCGAGGTAACTTACAGTAACCGGGCTTCCAGCATTAGAAACCAGATTTTATCGGCTCCTCCTGATTTATGGGAAGAGGCGGTGCGAAGCGTTGAGTCCAATATTCCTGGTCGTTTCCCGGTGTTTTTTATGCCTGATACCAGAATAAGTTTTATCGATGCACAGGGTAACTTCTTAGACCTGCCTAATGACCTTGCTGATCACCAGCTTGGAAATACGCCTCAACTTACTAAAGAAGACTACCAAAAGGCACTAAGTTCCAAACAAAAATTGACTTACAAAGTAGTAAACCAGCCTGATGTGGGAGAGCAGTTGGTTGTACTTCAACCCATCGGGAACAAATTTCACAATACCGGACTGATCCAGGTTAGCTTAAGCACTAAGCCTTTAAAGGATGGGTTAATCCGTCAACTGCTTATTTTCATGACCCTGGCTTTCCTGGCCTTAATTGCAGGCATGTTCGCCTTGATCTCCGTGCTGCGAAAAACCTTGGAGCCTTTATCCAATATGACCAAAACCGTAGAAAAGATTAACGCAGGAAATCTTCAGGAACGTTTTCCCCCGGAACAGGGTCAGGTCGAGATCGACCGTTTGGCTTTCTCCTTTAACGGAATGCTTGAAAGACTGGAGACATCCTTTGAGGCCGAAAAAGAGGCTAAAGAGCAAATGCGCCGCTTTGTCGCGGACGCTTCCCACGAGCTTAGAACTCCCTTGACCTCGATCCATGGATTCTTGGAGGTGCTGCTGCGTGGAGCTATGAATCAACCGGACAAGCTCGACAAATCCCTGCGGAGCATGCTTACGGAATCCGAGCGTATGAAAAAGCTGGTACAGGACCTCTTGCTCCTTGCCAAGCTGGATCGTTCTCCAACCATTAATCCGGAAGAGGGAGACGTAGAGGTTCTCATCAAGGAGATGGAGCCTCAATTAAGGTTGTTGGCCGGAAACCGCACCGTGAACTTGCGGCTTACTGCACCGGCAAGGTGTTGGTTTGATGAGGATAAACTTAAGCAAATCATCCTGAATCTGTTCCATAATGCAGTTCAGCATACCGATGCGAACAAAGGACAGATTAACATTACCCTGGAACCTATGAACGGAGGTCTGGAACTCGTTGTTAGAGATAACGGCCCCGGCATTGGAAAAGAGCATTTGCCGCATCTGTTTAACCGCTTTTACCGGAGCGATCCCTCCCGAACCCGCAAATATGGCGGTGCGGGACTGGGACTGGCAATTACAAAAACGATCGTAGAACTCCACGGAGGGCTCATTCGCGTAGAAAGTTCCCCAGGTGAAGGAAGTGCCTTTTATGTATGGATTCCGGTAAGGCCTGCAACAGCGAACGCTATCAAGTAG
- a CDS encoding IS5 family transposase encodes MYRKPSPQLTIDDFILPFSGKLDPENRWVQLANIIPWDEYEKEYAHMFPSDRGNVAKPVRMALGTLIIQARCGYTDRETVQQITENPYLQWFIGLKEFQLTRPLTPVALVKFRKRFKKDRMAKINERIALAERAAKTSEKEAEKNDDDQQGPNLPDADKEEKKTPADSDSEESKPNQGMLILDATCTPADIKYPTDLGLLNESREKLDEIIDTLHKAKGKATKRPRTYREKARKAYLSVSKQRSPRKKQLRKGIKQQLQYCKRNLRHVDQMLKEIPSGFEALSNRQVKLLETIRTVIEQQETMYKTKQHQIPDRIVNLYQDHVRPIVRGKASAKVEFGAKVAISIEKGFCRIEKLSWDAFNEAETLIDSVERYRARNGCYPEAVLADKIYRNRKNLAYCKNHNIRLSGPKLGRPSGDALKKVEKAIERMDAKMRNAVEGKFGEGKRKYGLDRVYAKLKETAECMISMQFFVMNLEHKLRVLFVQILKRYFQITDIGVFA; translated from the coding sequence ATGTACCGTAAACCGAGTCCCCAGCTAACCATAGATGATTTCATCCTGCCTTTTTCGGGGAAACTGGATCCCGAAAATCGTTGGGTTCAATTAGCTAATATAATTCCTTGGGATGAGTATGAAAAAGAATACGCCCATATGTTTCCGAGTGATCGTGGCAATGTGGCCAAACCGGTCCGTATGGCACTCGGTACGTTAATCATCCAAGCTCGCTGCGGTTATACTGACCGTGAAACGGTTCAGCAGATTACGGAGAATCCTTATCTCCAATGGTTCATAGGCCTCAAGGAGTTTCAATTGACTCGTCCTTTGACTCCAGTCGCCCTGGTGAAATTTCGCAAGCGCTTTAAGAAAGACCGCATGGCTAAAATCAACGAGCGCATTGCTTTAGCTGAGCGGGCGGCAAAAACATCTGAAAAGGAAGCCGAGAAGAACGATGATGATCAACAAGGACCTAATCTTCCGGATGCGGATAAGGAAGAGAAGAAAACCCCTGCTGACTCTGATTCAGAAGAATCCAAACCGAATCAAGGTATGTTGATCCTTGATGCCACCTGCACACCGGCCGATATAAAATATCCGACAGACCTCGGACTGCTTAACGAATCCCGCGAGAAACTGGATGAGATCATTGATACGCTTCATAAAGCGAAGGGTAAAGCAACCAAACGGCCGAGAACTTACCGTGAAAAAGCGAGAAAAGCTTATCTGAGTGTGTCTAAACAGCGGAGTCCGAGAAAGAAGCAACTTAGAAAAGGCATCAAGCAGCAATTGCAATATTGTAAAAGAAACCTTCGCCACGTTGACCAAATGCTGAAAGAAATTCCCTCAGGCTTTGAAGCCTTAAGCAACCGACAAGTCAAGTTATTGGAAACCATTCGAACCGTAATTGAGCAGCAGGAAACAATGTATAAGACAAAACAACATCAGATACCGGATCGAATCGTCAACCTCTATCAGGATCATGTCCGACCGATTGTACGCGGCAAAGCCAGTGCCAAAGTAGAATTCGGGGCTAAGGTAGCCATAAGCATCGAGAAGGGATTCTGCCGCATCGAAAAATTGTCTTGGGACGCGTTTAATGAAGCAGAAACATTGATAGATAGCGTAGAGCGTTACAGAGCCCGTAATGGATGCTATCCTGAGGCGGTGCTGGCCGACAAGATATACCGTAACCGCAAAAATCTGGCGTATTGCAAAAACCACAACATCCGGCTCAGCGGTCCCAAACTAGGCAGGCCCTCAGGAGATGCCCTGAAAAAAGTAGAGAAGGCCATTGAACGGATGGATGCCAAGATGCGTAATGCTGTAGAAGGCAAGTTTGGCGAGGGTAAAAGGAAATATGGCCTTGATCGTGTTTATGCTAAATTGAAAGAAACAGCAGAGTGCATGATTAGCATGCAATTCTTTGTCATGAACTTGGAGCATAAGCTCAGGGTTCTTTTTGTCCAAATTTTGAAGAGGTATTTTCAAATTACAGATATTGGTGTATTTGCGTAA